The Clostridium sporogenes genome contains a region encoding:
- the murJ gene encoding murein biosynthesis integral membrane protein MurJ, which translates to MKLMKTTIGMIIVTLTSIILGFVRESVTVYKLGASWQADSFIFSVAFPGFIFATLGGVISTTFVPLYTDLMINKSKKEANDFANIFINIIVLISLILVIIGEIYTGQIIKILAPGFKGQTYESTLRLVKIILPSMVFMGIIYCFVGILTSFKELIITSALSIPLHLSIIFALIFIYPSKGLEYSVLVVLFGSLLQVLMFIPKLIKNDYRYTFNFNFKNSYIKEALYMIGPMAIGIMVQQINIMVDKSLASTLDQGSITSINLASKLNIATYSSIGYLLVVLIFPILSQYASEKNIEKFSKTVISSLNVVIGLMIPITIISIFFRRELVNLLFGYGKFTEKDVTYTAQILLFYSLEICFLGIRDVLNRAFYALKDTKTSMKNGIIGVLINIILSLLLIRVMEANGLALSTSISMIIISILLFKDMKNKFINVNLTRFYLNIFKILIAGIAQYGLMIFINKTLNFINWNINSRINMLIYISIVSIISSSIYIALLYILKVDGIEYVKDKIKNKIKKTN; encoded by the coding sequence ATGAAATTAATGAAGACCACTATTGGTATGATAATTGTAACATTAACTAGTATAATATTAGGATTTGTTAGGGAAAGTGTAACAGTATATAAATTAGGGGCAAGTTGGCAAGCAGATAGCTTTATTTTTAGTGTGGCATTTCCAGGATTTATTTTTGCTACTTTAGGAGGGGTAATATCTACAACTTTTGTTCCTTTATATACTGATTTAATGATAAATAAGAGTAAAAAAGAAGCCAATGATTTTGCTAACATTTTTATTAATATTATAGTCTTAATTTCATTAATTTTAGTTATAATTGGAGAGATATATACAGGCCAAATTATTAAAATATTAGCACCGGGATTTAAGGGTCAAACTTACGAAAGTACATTAAGATTAGTTAAAATAATTTTACCTTCTATGGTTTTTATGGGTATAATATATTGTTTTGTAGGAATATTAACATCTTTTAAAGAATTAATTATTACCTCAGCTCTATCTATTCCACTACACTTATCTATTATATTTGCATTAATTTTTATATATCCTAGTAAAGGTTTGGAGTATTCAGTTTTGGTGGTATTATTTGGAAGTTTATTGCAAGTACTTATGTTTATACCAAAGCTTATAAAAAATGATTATAGATATACTTTTAATTTTAATTTTAAAAATAGTTATATAAAAGAAGCTTTATATATGATCGGCCCTATGGCTATAGGAATAATGGTTCAACAAATAAATATAATGGTAGACAAATCTTTAGCATCTACATTGGATCAGGGAAGTATTACTTCAATTAATTTAGCAAGTAAATTAAATATAGCAACATATAGTTCAATAGGATATTTATTAGTGGTACTTATCTTCCCAATTTTATCTCAATATGCATCTGAAAAGAATATAGAAAAATTCTCTAAAACAGTCATTTCTTCATTAAATGTAGTAATTGGATTGATGATTCCAATTACTATAATATCTATATTTTTTAGAAGGGAACTTGTAAATTTATTATTTGGATATGGTAAATTTACAGAAAAGGACGTAACTTACACCGCACAAATACTTCTTTTTTATTCATTAGAAATCTGCTTTTTAGGAATTAGAGATGTGTTAAATAGGGCTTTTTATGCATTAAAAGATACTAAAACTTCTATGAAAAATGGAATTATTGGGGTATTAATTAATATTATATTAAGTTTATTGTTAATTAGGGTAATGGAAGCAAATGGATTAGCCTTAAGTACATCTATATCTATGATAATAATTTCAATATTGTTATTTAAAGATATGAAAAATAAGTTTATAAATGTAAATTTAACAAGATTTTATTTGAATATTTTTAAAATCCTAATTGCTGGTATAGCCCAATATGGGTTAATGATATTTATAAATAAGACTTTAAATTTTATTAATTGGAATATAAATTCTAGAATAAATATGTTAATTTATATAAGTATTGTAAGTATAATTAGCAGTAGTATATATATAGCTTTATTATATATATTAAAAGTAGATGGAATTGAATATGTTAAGGATAAAATAAAAAATAAAATAAAAAAGACAAATTAG
- a CDS encoding glycosyltransferase family 4 protein, translated as MKKNICMIGPNINLNGGIATVIKQYMNLDIRNKYNLIAVSSYGNRRIKEFIKGIYKYKKFLSEGKVDLVHIHTASRGSFYRKSLFIDITPKNIPIVLHIHGGGFIEFYDKSSFFMKTRIKKIIERTSKIIVLSERFKMDFINRFDLEKDKICTIYNGINVNKRSINLNNKKLQILYMGKLSESKGIYDLLKIIPNIYSRYPKVKFIIAGNGEIDRVKHIVRATNIEKCTHIVGWIDGKVKDKYLYESSILVMPSHFEAFGISIIEAMEYGLAIVANEVGGIPDIINHDVNGKLVQKGNLTQLQKALEKYIKDENLTKKIGLINSKMVKKFDINNNITQIQQIYEELIV; from the coding sequence ATGAAAAAAAATATTTGTATGATAGGGCCTAATATAAATCTAAATGGTGGAATAGCTACCGTTATAAAACAATATATGAATTTAGATATAAGAAATAAGTACAATTTAATAGCAGTATCTTCATATGGAAATAGAAGAATAAAAGAATTTATAAAAGGAATTTATAAATACAAGAAATTTTTAAGCGAAGGTAAGGTTGATTTAGTACATATTCATACTGCTTCACGAGGAAGTTTTTATAGAAAAAGCTTATTTATAGATATTACTCCTAAAAATATACCTATTGTTTTACATATACATGGTGGAGGCTTTATTGAATTTTATGATAAATCCTCATTTTTTATGAAAACAAGAATAAAAAAAATTATAGAAAGAACGTCAAAAATAATTGTTTTATCTGAAAGATTTAAAATGGATTTTATTAATAGATTTGATTTAGAAAAAGATAAAATTTGTACAATATATAATGGTATTAATGTAAATAAAAGAAGTATAAATTTAAATAATAAAAAATTACAAATTCTATATATGGGAAAATTAAGTGAATCTAAAGGTATATATGATTTGCTTAAAATTATTCCTAATATATATTCAAGATATCCTAAAGTAAAATTTATAATAGCTGGTAATGGTGAAATAGATAGGGTTAAACACATAGTAAGAGCTACAAATATTGAAAAATGTACACACATAGTAGGATGGATAGATGGAAAAGTAAAAGATAAATATCTTTATGAAAGTAGCATTTTAGTAATGCCTTCTCATTTTGAGGCTTTTGGTATATCTATTATTGAAGCAATGGAATATGGATTAGCTATAGTTGCTAATGAAGTTGGAGGAATTCCAGATATAATAAACCATGATGTCAATGGTAAATTAGTACAAAAGGGCAATCTGACACAATTACAAAAAGCATTAGAAAAATACATTAAAGATGAAAATCTAACTAAAAAAATAGGGTTAATAAATAGTAAAATGGTTAAGAAGTTTGATATAAATAATAATATTACACAAATACAACAAATATATGAAGAACTAATTGTATAA
- a CDS encoding O-antigen ligase family protein — MNKIKHSIIEKNIYYLLIITPLIDLINGFFYYIVPMNLSVSPGQTIRMTIFVIIFYFYIKQRKGNIILAIILFSLFLIQEYLYSCIDFINFKDDVLFVSKLYFNLFLMLLLKQYYYKKDTDENKIINGIIIGAIIIGLTIIVTKFLNIGVSSYGDTGYKGIFIGLNDITAVLVMATPFVLYKLIYSYKKIKYGICFLIILGAAVLLGTKTAIIGIILLTFYYTLFGIKGKNKYKKYIFTLLFMMIIVYVFYVYFFDVYKLTILRRHEYFYSNLDFISYLLSGRNQLLNIGYEYWKNKWYHMTLGVGFTRGSTWISSFILGHGMIEMDILDILYFYGFIVLGIYIYNLLPVFLKSILKSVTEKSMLKKSFFISFLIGSVVSFLGGHVLLSPLAGVYFCIVFAYSNNYIKSATKSTVHKTNRNI; from the coding sequence ATGAATAAAATTAAGCACAGTATAATAGAAAAAAATATATATTATTTACTTATAATTACTCCTTTAATAGATTTAATAAACGGTTTTTTTTATTATATTGTTCCTATGAATTTAAGTGTATCACCTGGCCAAACTATAAGAATGACGATATTTGTTATAATATTTTATTTTTATATTAAACAGAGAAAAGGTAATATAATATTAGCAATTATACTATTTAGTTTATTTTTAATACAAGAATATTTATATTCTTGTATTGATTTTATAAATTTTAAAGATGATGTTTTGTTTGTATCTAAATTATATTTTAATTTATTTTTAATGTTATTATTAAAACAATATTATTATAAGAAGGATACAGATGAAAATAAAATAATCAATGGTATTATTATAGGAGCTATTATTATAGGACTTACTATAATAGTAACTAAATTTTTAAATATAGGGGTATCATCCTATGGGGATACAGGATATAAGGGAATATTTATTGGATTAAATGATATTACTGCTGTATTAGTTATGGCTACACCTTTTGTTTTGTATAAGTTAATTTATTCTTATAAAAAAATTAAATATGGTATATGTTTTTTAATAATATTAGGGGCAGCTGTTTTACTTGGAACTAAAACGGCTATTATAGGGATTATTTTACTTACTTTTTATTATACATTATTTGGTATAAAAGGTAAAAATAAGTATAAAAAATATATATTTACACTTTTATTTATGATGATTATTGTATATGTGTTCTATGTATACTTTTTTGATGTATATAAATTAACTATATTAAGAAGACACGAATATTTTTATTCAAATTTAGATTTTATATCTTATTTATTAAGTGGTAGAAATCAATTACTTAATATAGGATATGAATATTGGAAAAACAAATGGTATCATATGACTCTTGGTGTAGGGTTTACAAGAGGAAGTACATGGATTAGCTCATTTATATTGGGGCATGGAATGATAGAAATGGATATTTTGGATATTTTATATTTTTATGGATTTATAGTATTAGGTATATATATATATAATTTACTTCCTGTCTTTTTAAAATCAATTTTAAAGAGTGTTACAGAAAAGTCTATGCTTAAGAAAAGCTTTTTTATATCTTTCCTTATAGGATCTGTTGTTTCATTTTTAGGAGGACATGTGCTTTTAAGTCCTTTAGCAGGTGTATATTTTTGTATTGTATTTGCATATTCAAATAATTATATAAAATCAGCTACTAAGAGTACAGTTCATAAAACTAATAGAAATATTTAA
- the wecC gene encoding UDP-N-acetyl-D-mannosamine dehydrogenase, with translation MKSKICIIGLGYIGLPTSAMFASHGHKVIGVDVNEEVVNALNKGEIIIEEPYLDILVQAAVTSGNLKAQLKPCEADAFIIAVPTPITKDKKADMTYVKAATESILPYIRKGNLVILESTSPTGTTEEVMKPILGKSGLKIGEELFLGHSPERVLPGQILMELVNNNRIIGGINRKSAEEIRNLYSTFVKGEMYLTTATTAEMCKMMENTYRDVNIALANELAKICENIGINAWEVIQLCNKHPRVNLHQPGPGVGGHCLAVDPWFIVDRVPELAKIIKLSRETNDSMPYYMVNKIDKLLSNVQGKKKVTLLGITYKPNIDDMRESPIVELIELLEEKSYEISIFDPYVKEYKYLEKDIKTACTNSDLVALAVNHNEFKMLPLKDMKSKMRGNLILDTRNYLDRKLVEDNGFNYELLGETTNNKLKEYGEILKEVAVSSIG, from the coding sequence ATGAAATCAAAAATTTGTATAATAGGACTTGGATATATAGGGCTTCCAACTTCAGCAATGTTCGCATCTCATGGTCACAAAGTAATAGGAGTAGATGTAAATGAAGAAGTTGTAAATGCATTGAATAAGGGTGAAATAATTATAGAAGAACCTTATTTAGATATATTAGTACAAGCTGCAGTAACATCAGGTAATTTAAAAGCACAATTAAAACCCTGTGAAGCAGATGCTTTTATAATTGCTGTACCAACACCTATAACAAAGGATAAAAAAGCAGATATGACTTATGTTAAAGCTGCTACTGAGTCAATATTACCTTATATTAGAAAAGGAAATCTAGTTATATTAGAATCTACATCACCAACAGGTACAACAGAAGAAGTAATGAAACCTATATTAGGAAAAAGTGGGCTTAAAATAGGGGAAGAGTTATTTTTAGGACATTCTCCTGAAAGAGTTTTACCAGGACAAATACTTATGGAACTTGTAAATAATAATAGGATTATTGGTGGAATAAATAGAAAATCAGCAGAAGAGATAAGAAATTTATATAGTACTTTTGTTAAAGGTGAAATGTATTTGACCACAGCCACTACAGCTGAAATGTGCAAAATGATGGAAAATACATACAGAGATGTGAATATAGCATTAGCTAATGAACTTGCAAAGATATGTGAAAATATAGGAATAAATGCTTGGGAAGTAATACAGTTATGTAATAAGCATCCAAGAGTTAATTTACATCAACCAGGTCCAGGAGTAGGAGGTCATTGTTTAGCAGTTGACCCATGGTTTATAGTTGATAGGGTGCCAGAATTAGCTAAAATTATTAAACTTTCAAGAGAAACTAATGATTCTATGCCATATTATATGGTTAATAAAATAGATAAATTATTAAGTAATGTACAAGGCAAAAAGAAGGTAACCTTATTAGGAATTACCTATAAGCCTAATATAGATGATATGAGGGAAAGTCCAATAGTTGAATTAATTGAATTATTAGAGGAAAAGTCATATGAGATATCTATATTTGATCCATATGTTAAGGAATATAAATATCTTGAAAAAGATATAAAAACAGCATGTACTAATAGTGATTTAGTAGCTTTGGCTGTAAATCATAATGAATTTAAAATGCTACCATTAAAAGACATGAAAAGTAAAATGAGAGGTAATCTTATTTTAGATACCAGAAATTATTTAGACAGAAAATTAGTTGAAGATAATGGATTTAACTATGAATTACTTGGAGAAACTACAAATAATAAGCTTAAAGAATATGGAGAAATATTAAAAGAAGTTGCAGTAAGTAGTATTGGATAA
- a CDS encoding sugar transferase yields MGEIHKNLEEDQIEYRSEYSKTIMYFVTKRIIDILGSIIGLLLLSPILIITAIVIKLDSKGPIFFIQERVGKNGEYFNMYKFRSMVIDAEEKLYQLKDKNEMSGPMFKMKNDPRVTRVGSFIRRTSIDELPQLFNVLKGEMSLVGPRPNLPREVIKFTDYQKDKLLAQPGITCYWQVMGRNNIDFEQWIELDVKYVRERSTWVDIKLIFKTVGLLLGDENAA; encoded by the coding sequence ATGGGGGAAATACATAAAAATTTAGAAGAAGACCAAATAGAATATAGAAGTGAATATTCTAAAACTATAATGTATTTTGTTACAAAACGGATTATAGATATATTGGGTTCTATAATTGGATTATTATTGTTAAGTCCTATATTAATAATAACTGCCATAGTAATAAAATTAGATTCTAAAGGTCCTATATTTTTCATTCAAGAGAGAGTGGGGAAAAATGGAGAATATTTTAATATGTATAAGTTTAGATCTATGGTAATAGATGCAGAAGAGAAGTTATATCAGTTAAAGGATAAGAATGAAATGTCAGGTCCCATGTTTAAGATGAAAAATGATCCTAGAGTTACTAGAGTAGGTAGCTTTATAAGAAGGACAAGTATAGATGAATTACCGCAATTATTTAATGTATTAAAAGGAGAAATGTCTTTAGTAGGACCAAGACCTAATTTACCAAGAGAGGTTATAAAATTCACAGATTATCAAAAAGATAAGTTATTAGCACAACCGGGCATAACATGCTATTGGCAAGTAATGGGAAGAAATAATATAGATTTTGAGCAGTGGATAGAATTAGATGTAAAGTATGTAAGAGAGAGAAGCACTTGGGTAGATATAAAGCTGATATTTAAAACTGTTGGATTATTATTGGGAGATGAGAATGCAGCCTAA
- a CDS encoding CpsD/CapB family tyrosine-protein kinase — protein MNRKLELITIKDPKSPISEAYRTLRTNIQFSSFDEKISVIFVTSSTPGEGKSTTSANLAITMAQNGAKTILVDCDLRKPNVHKLFKLSNTRGLSNLLIEDNSIDGVIQQSSVENLHILTSGVKPPNPSELLSSQKMKKFIEMSKEHYDYIILDTPPVGVVTDAQLVSQYSDGGILVTASGQVERELAIRAKQLLQKVNAKILGVVLNKVDTESGSGYRYYNYYYEENGEKKKRSKK, from the coding sequence TTGAATAGAAAATTAGAGTTGATAACTATAAAAGATCCTAAATCCCCAATATCAGAAGCCTATAGAACTTTAAGGACTAATATACAATTTTCATCTTTTGATGAAAAAATAAGTGTGATTTTTGTAACTAGTTCTACTCCGGGGGAAGGGAAATCTACAACCTCAGCAAACTTAGCCATAACTATGGCACAAAATGGAGCTAAAACTATTTTGGTAGATTGTGACCTTAGAAAACCTAATGTTCATAAATTATTTAAGTTATCTAATACAAGGGGATTATCTAATCTTCTAATAGAAGACAATTCAATAGATGGGGTAATACAGCAAAGTAGTGTAGAAAATTTACATATTTTGACTTCGGGTGTAAAACCACCTAATCCCTCAGAATTATTATCTTCTCAAAAAATGAAAAAATTTATAGAGATGAGTAAAGAACATTATGATTATATAATATTAGACACTCCACCAGTAGGAGTAGTAACAGATGCTCAATTAGTATCTCAATATTCTGATGGAGGAATATTAGTTACAGCTTCTGGACAGGTTGAAAGAGAATTAGCCATAAGAGCCAAACAACTTTTACAAAAAGTTAATGCAAAAATACTAGGAGTAGTATTAAATAAAGTAGATACAGAGTCTGGTAGTGGATATAGATATTATAATTATTATTATGAAGAAAATGGAGAAAAGAAAAAAAGAAGTAAAAAATAA
- a CDS encoding tyrosine-protein phosphatase — MIDIHSHIIAAIDDGSKNLDYSLKMLKIAEESGTEKIVATPHYYMGRYEERYSTVKEQVDYLSKVAKENNINIEIFLGQEVLIHKRTVELYEKGYLGTINNTSYMLVEFPMTTWEHYYMDVLYELRVRGINPIIAHPERYKFIHEDISNINKFLEEGYLFQINTGSLEGIFGKNVEKISKELIKNRICNFIGSDAHSINTRKPDMNKGAEIIEAMDKALYKEIIINSKNLLKNKDIVTSYSKIEKKKNIFSFLKNII; from the coding sequence ATGATAGATATTCACAGTCATATAATAGCAGCCATAGATGATGGCTCAAAGAATTTAGATTATTCTTTAAAGATGCTTAAAATAGCAGAAGAAAGTGGAACAGAAAAAATAGTAGCTACACCTCATTATTATATGGGAAGATATGAAGAAAGATATTCTACTGTAAAAGAACAGGTAGATTATTTAAGTAAAGTAGCTAAAGAAAATAATATAAATATAGAAATATTTTTAGGTCAAGAGGTTCTTATACATAAGAGAACTGTAGAGCTTTATGAAAAAGGATATTTAGGTACTATAAACAATACATCTTATATGTTAGTGGAATTTCCTATGACTACTTGGGAACATTATTATATGGATGTACTTTATGAATTAAGAGTAAGAGGCATAAATCCTATAATAGCCCACCCAGAAAGATATAAGTTTATACATGAAGATATTTCTAATATAAATAAATTTTTAGAAGAAGGTTACTTATTTCAAATAAATACTGGAAGTTTAGAAGGCATATTTGGTAAAAATGTTGAGAAAATATCAAAAGAACTTATAAAAAATAGAATATGCAATTTTATAGGGTCAGATGCTCACAGTATAAATACAAGGAAGCCGGATATGAATAAGGGAGCTGAAATTATAGAAGCTATGGATAAGGCTCTTTATAAGGAAATAATTATAAATTCGAAGAATCTTCTTAAGAATAAAGATATAGTTACAAGTTACAGTAAAATAGAGAAGAAAAAAAATATTTTTAGTTTTCTTAAAAATATAATTTAA
- a CDS encoding YveK family protein → MNEEATLDIQEIFNVLKRKRKLIMIITLLCGIVSAIFNFFIISPTYEVKASVVIGKAMEEKSENKNNYNDVMMYQKLVKTYAQIANSRTLAENVVAKTGRLKPEELQNKLNVTPQQDTQIIDLKIQDKDREFAYKVLNTVCDEFIAQSKKIYPTNTIESLDKPVIPERPIKPRKLLNIVIALFMGFLISAGAAFIQAYMDKTIKTENDIDKYLELPVIAVIPKMK, encoded by the coding sequence ATGAATGAAGAAGCAACCCTAGATATACAAGAGATTTTTAATGTATTAAAAAGGAAAAGAAAACTAATTATGATAATAACACTATTATGTGGGATAGTGTCTGCTATTTTTAATTTTTTTATAATTTCACCTACTTATGAAGTTAAGGCGAGTGTAGTTATAGGAAAGGCTATGGAAGAAAAAAGCGAAAATAAAAATAATTATAATGATGTTATGATGTATCAGAAATTAGTGAAAACCTATGCTCAAATAGCAAATTCTAGAACTTTAGCAGAAAATGTAGTAGCTAAAACAGGTAGATTAAAACCAGAGGAATTACAAAATAAATTAAATGTAACACCCCAACAGGATACACAAATTATAGACTTAAAAATACAAGATAAAGATAGAGAATTTGCATATAAAGTACTTAATACAGTTTGCGATGAGTTTATAGCTCAAAGTAAAAAAATATACCCTACTAATACTATAGAATCATTAGATAAGCCAGTAATACCAGAAAGACCCATAAAACCAAGAAAGTTATTAAATATAGTTATAGCTTTATTTATGGGGTTCTTAATATCTGCAGGAGCAGCTTTTATACAGGCGTATATGGATAAAACTATAAAAACAGAAAATGATATAGATAAATATCTTGAGCTCCCAGTAATAGCTGTAATACCTAAAATGAAATAA
- a CDS encoding LCP family protein, with product MGSKKKKWILSIVTVIVLTAVVGTLYVYSQLETVKKVPISKDDKELKIDKKAEQYEDDVINIAFFGLDRRKKDEPSRSDAIMIVSLDKKHKKVKVSSIMRDSYVDIEGHGKTKLNHAYAYGGPELAIKTLNSNFKLNIRDFVSVDFYGLEKIIDTVGGVEIPVRSDEIKYINTYMQETARIQGKNVQEVQNPGVQNLNGMQAVAYARIRYTSGGDYERTERQRTVLTAIINKVKKLGPTEFPKVVSTLLPNVESSFSSTEIMKMGASAFTLGTDNVEQQRFPLDDYCEGKLIDGIYYLLFQEEKTINQIHKYIFEDIKPN from the coding sequence ATGGGGAGTAAAAAAAAGAAATGGATATTGTCTATAGTAACGGTAATTGTACTTACAGCAGTAGTAGGAACATTATATGTTTATAGTCAGTTAGAAACAGTTAAAAAAGTACCTATATCTAAAGATGATAAGGAACTAAAAATAGATAAAAAAGCAGAACAATATGAAGATGATGTAATAAATATAGCATTTTTCGGATTAGATAGAAGAAAAAAAGATGAACCTTCAAGATCTGATGCTATAATGATAGTTTCTTTAGATAAAAAACATAAAAAAGTTAAAGTGTCATCTATAATGAGGGATTCCTATGTAGATATAGAGGGGCATGGAAAAACAAAATTGAACCATGCGTATGCCTATGGAGGCCCGGAGCTAGCTATAAAGACTCTAAATTCTAACTTTAAGTTAAATATTAGAGATTTTGTATCAGTTGATTTTTATGGCTTAGAAAAAATAATAGATACTGTTGGAGGGGTAGAAATACCAGTAAGATCTGATGAAATAAAATATATAAATACTTATATGCAAGAAACTGCTAGGATTCAAGGTAAAAATGTACAAGAAGTACAAAATCCAGGTGTCCAAAATTTAAATGGTATGCAAGCAGTAGCTTATGCCAGAATAAGATATACCAGTGGTGGAGATTATGAAAGAACAGAAAGACAAAGAACTGTTTTGACAGCAATTATAAATAAAGTTAAAAAATTAGGACCTACAGAATTTCCTAAAGTGGTAAGTACGCTACTTCCTAATGTGGAAAGCAGCTTTTCTTCTACAGAAATAATGAAAATGGGAGCTTCAGCTTTTACTTTAGGTACAGATAATGTAGAACAACAAAGATTTCCTTTAGATGATTATTGTGAAGGAAAACTTATAGATGGAATTTATTATCTATTGTTTCAAGAAGAGAAAACTATAAATCAAATTCATAAATATATATTTGAAGATATAAAACCTAATTAA
- a CDS encoding YjfB family protein: protein MDIGGLSTALNQGKLAQAVSLSLMKITMNTSKENAVQMTEMIKESVNPNIGQNIDLKG from the coding sequence ATGGATATAGGAGGATTATCCACGGCATTAAATCAAGGGAAACTTGCACAGGCGGTTTCATTATCTTTAATGAAAATCACTATGAATACTTCAAAAGAAAATGCAGTTCAAATGACAGAAATGATAAAAGAATCAGTAAATCCAAATATAGGACAAAATATAGATTTAAAAGGATAA
- a CDS encoding Spo0E family sporulation regulatory protein-aspartic acid phosphatase, with product MKYSKESLCEQMDIVRQALYEVSITLEDEERDYEKILNVSRKMDELILEYMKFGKED from the coding sequence TTGAAATATAGTAAAGAATCTTTATGTGAACAAATGGATATAGTAAGACAAGCTCTATATGAAGTTAGTATAACTTTAGAGGATGAAGAAAGAGATTATGAAAAGATACTTAATGTTAGTAGAAAAATGGATGAGCTTATTTTAGAATATATGAAATTTGGAAAAGAAGATTAA
- a CDS encoding aspartyl-phosphate phosphatase Spo0E family protein, protein MKTKEHLFKQMSQLRQDLYKISVTLEEKDRDEEKILNLSREMDELIVQYMKCEYK, encoded by the coding sequence TTGAAAACTAAAGAACATTTGTTTAAACAAATGAGTCAATTAAGACAGGACTTATATAAAATAAGTGTTACATTAGAAGAAAAGGATAGGGATGAAGAAAAAATATTAAATTTAAGTAGGGAGATGGATGAATTAATAGTACAATATATGAAATGTGAGTATAAATAA
- a CDS encoding methyl-accepting chemotaxis protein has protein sequence MGENRRFQSNEEILAAFKLVLPYINKIIHEDMVVGLTDLEKYVGYHRAKEFELDLPEGKPIKGIKTIEECIKYKKETYDNIPKEVYARAIKTIFTPIYGVNNEVIGTLSSGIDFDNNNQLVENVEKLVENVKQVTENTAQVSEAAESLAKSGQNAISMVEELNNKKNDTSEILEFIKGIATQTNLLGLNAAIEAARAGESGRGFAVVAGQVRKLSDQSQEAVKNIEKILDEMNNSVNEINNTIGSVGAISEEQAASTEEILSRIETLNETIKNLQEFVEKYK, from the coding sequence ATGGGTGAAAATAGGAGATTTCAAAGTAATGAAGAAATATTAGCAGCTTTTAAACTAGTACTACCTTACATAAATAAAATTATTCATGAGGATATGGTGGTAGGTCTTACGGATTTAGAAAAATATGTTGGTTATCATAGAGCTAAAGAATTTGAACTAGATTTACCAGAGGGAAAACCTATAAAAGGTATAAAAACCATAGAGGAATGTATTAAATATAAAAAAGAAACCTATGATAATATTCCAAAGGAAGTGTATGCTAGAGCTATAAAAACAATATTCACTCCTATTTATGGCGTAAACAATGAGGTTATAGGGACCCTTAGTTCAGGAATAGATTTTGATAATAATAATCAATTAGTAGAAAATGTTGAAAAATTAGTGGAGAATGTTAAACAGGTAACTGAGAATACTGCACAGGTATCAGAGGCAGCGGAAAGTTTAGCAAAATCAGGTCAAAATGCTATTTCTATGGTGGAAGAATTAAATAATAAGAAAAATGATACTTCTGAAATTCTAGAATTTATAAAGGGTATTGCCACTCAAACTAATTTATTAGGACTTAATGCAGCTATAGAGGCTGCAAGAGCAGGGGAATCTGGCCGTGGATTTGCAGTAGTTGCAGGACAGGTTAGAAAATTATCAGATCAATCCCAAGAGGCTGTTAAAAATATAGAAAAAATATTAGATGAAATGAATAATAGCGTAAATGAAATTAATAATACCATAGGAAGTGTAGGAGCTATTAGTGAAGAACAAGCAGCTTCCACAGAGGAGATTTTATCAAGAATAGAAACCCTTAATGAAACGATTAAAAACTTACAGGAATTTGTAGAGAAATATAAATAA